One genomic segment of Sminthopsis crassicaudata isolate SCR6 chromosome 2, ASM4859323v1, whole genome shotgun sequence includes these proteins:
- the SYNPO2L gene encoding synaptopodin 2-like protein isoform X3, whose translation METFKPLSQEPLNQASWDKAPGSGSERQDQPYAELQRTESVQEKSIKEAKTKCRTIASLLTAAPNPHSKGVLMFKKRRQRAKKYTLVSFGAAAGERAGRAGEEEEEDGIPPTSESELEEETFSDARSLTNQSDWDSPYLDMELARSGSGTAEGQGPGPGGGLSEASGRGVRLFEQQRQRATSSSLEQPNDIPPSLMNGRGPPPPRPRSTPPEVALLPPSPGLPPATSPIPLAPGGGAPLPGSGIFNRSARPFTPGFQGQRPVTTSVVFRPQAPKKANESFVSPSPFLPPFLSPPQGPSLAPSFSTPKDPGTIPVSISTNTPCSPGPVTATTSLYIPAPNRPITPGGAPDSQASHGTAAMTSTASIFLSSPLRSTGLPMASNPSNPAPEAPSSREQRISVPAPRTGILQEARRRGARKQMFRGGNEEKKNSPNPELLSLVQNLDEKPRAGGTESGPEEDALSLGAEACNFMQPTGGRSFKTPPPGIPKTPPPVTPKTPPPVAPKTPPPVAPKPVPKGLPDGLVNGSVPSAGVLPELPRLQGRGGELFAKRQSRVDRYVVETTPGPGPDPSPFFSSRPRSPSPTPSLPPSWKYSPNIRAPPPIAYNPLLSPFFPLAAKTLPSRMQPQGPRTTTKPGIKAIDFMRHQPYQLKAAMFCFDEIPPTPSPIPSGSPKTTRVHEIRRFSTPAPQSTSEPLAPTVLTPRASTSLDEPIWRVEIPPTPIHAPSPAPTLESPRGLGTSPGSCSFQVARPRFSAASSGLQAHVWRPGAGHQ comes from the coding sequence AGCTACAGCGCACAGAAAGTGTCCAAGAAAAGAGCATAAAGGAGGCCAAGACCAAATGCCGGACCATCGCGTCCCTGCTGACGGCTGCGCCCAATCCCCACTCGAAGGGGGTGCTTATGTTTAAGAAGAGGAGGCAACGGGCCAAGAAGTACACCCTGGTCAGCTTTGGGGCTGCAGCGGGAGAGCGAGCAGGGAGGGCCGgcgaggaggaagaggaagacggTATCCCCCCCACCAGTGAGTCTGAGCTGGAGGAGGAGACCTTCTCGGACGCCCGAAGCCTAACGAATCAGTCAGACTGGGACAGCCCTTATCTGGACATGGAACTGGCCCGCTCAGGCTCAGGCACAGCAGAAGGGCAGGGACCAGGGCCAGGGGGTGGCCTCAGTGAAGCCTCGGGGAGAGGGGTCCGGCTTTTTGAGCAACAACGGCAGCGGGCAACCTCCAGCTCCCTGGAACAACCTAATGACATCCCACCCTCCTTGATGAATGGGAGGGGCCCTCCACCACCCCGGCCACGGAGCACTCCCCCAGAGGTAGCCTTATTACCTCCCAGCCCAGGGCTGCCCCCTGCCACCAGTCCCATCCCTTTAGCCCCTGGTGGCGGAGCCCCTCTCCCAGGCTCAGGCATTTTCAATCGGTCAGCAAGGCCATTCACTCCAGGATTCCAAGGGCAGCGCCCAGTCACCACTTCAGTTGTGTTCCGTCCCCAGGCCCCAAAGAAGGCAAATGAAAGCTTTGTGAGTCCCAgtccttttcttccccccttcttGTCACCACCCCAAGGTCCCAGCCTGGCCCCCAGCTTCTCTACCCCAAAAGATCCTGGCACCATACCAGTCTCCATTTCCACCAATACCCCATGCTCTCCAGGCCCAGTGACAGCTACCACCTCCCTATACATCCCTGCCCCCAATAGGCCCATTACACCCGGAGGTGCCCCCGACTCTCAGGCCTCTCACGGCACAGCTGCAATGACCTCTACTGCTTCCATCTTTCTGTCTTCTCCCCTGAGGTCCACTGGACTCCCCATGGCATCCAATCCAAGTAACCCTGCTCCTGAGGCTCCCAGTAGCCGGGAGCAGAGAATATCTGTGCCTGCTCCCCGCACAGGCATCCTACAGGAAGCACGGCGCCGAGGAGCACGGAAACAGATGTTCCGTGGGGGGAacgaagaaaaaaagaattccccCAACCCAGAGCTGCTGTCATTGGTGCAGAACTTGGATGAGAAACCCAGGGCAGGAGGGACTGAGTCTGGTCCTGAAGAGGATGCCCTGAGCCTAGGGGCTGAAGCCTGCAATTTCATGCAACCTACAGGGGGCCGAAGTTTCAAGACCCCACCACCTGGGATCCCTAAGACCCCACCCCCTGTGACACCTAAGACCCCACCCCCTGTGGCACCCAAGACCCCACCCCCTGTGGCACCCAAGCCTGTCCCCAAGGGTCTTCCTGATGGTCTGGTGAATGGATCTGTTCCCTCTGCAGGTGTCCTCCCAGAACTACCTCGGCTACAGGGCCGAGGTGGAGAGCTATTTGCCAAGAGGCAGAGCCGGGTAGATAGGTATGTAGTGGAAACCACACCTGGTCCTGGTCCTGATCCCAGCCCATTCTTTAGTTCCCGACCCCGAAGTCCTTCTCCTACACCTTCATTGCCTCCTTCATGGAAATACTCCCCTAATATCCGTGCCCCACCTCCCATAGCCTATAACCCACTGCTGTCTCCATTTTTCCCACTGGCTGCCAAGACCCTTCCTAGTCGGATGCAACCTCAGGGACCCCGAACAACCACAAAGCCAGGTATCAAAGCCATCGACTTCATGAGGCACCAGCCCTACCAACTCAAAGCTGCCATGTTCTGCTTTGATGAGATTCCTCCAACCCCCAGCCCTATCCCCTCAGGGTCTCCTAAGACCACTCGAGTCCATGAGATCCGTCGATTTTCTACCCCAGCTCCCCAATCCACTTCTGAGCCTCTGGCCCCAACTGTGCTCACTCCCAGAGCATCCACTTCACTGGATGAGCCTATTTGGAGAGTAGAGATACCCCCGACTCCTATTCATGCCCCTAGCCCAGCTCCGACTCTAGAGTCTCCTCGAGGCCTTGGAACTTCCCCTGGTTCCTGCAGCTTCCAGGTGGCTAGGCCTCGGTTCTCAGCTGCTAGCTCTGGACTGCAGGCACATGTGTGGAGGCCTGGAGCAGGCCATCAGTGA